From a single Solanum dulcamara chromosome 4, daSolDulc1.2, whole genome shotgun sequence genomic region:
- the LOC129884436 gene encoding uncharacterized protein LOC129884436, giving the protein MERIKLLKNIHHISIIAILEPFSDNTQLQYFRNLLNMDYATHNPNGKIWIFWTKDVSCTILENEEQLITCDINHVMSPNQFITTFVYAKCKDHLRRPLWDSMLQQSTTSLPWCTVGDFNVITDPEEKLGGVMYNMRKSLEFISIIEASGLQDLGFTGQKYTWCNQRGIMSRVWKRLDRGMVNDKWLETMPLTSITHLPSVGSDHCPLLMEMIDQHHNPIKYFKFLNCWPEQPSFMDLVENCWSRSIEGNPMWIFHMKMKRLANTLSNWSRNQFGDIHAKVKEYEEAVRQAEEDLINRQSNENRSKLHAINAEYIRYMKMENTILRQKTQLQWFKEGDMNSSYFHALIRGRRRKLYIHRIQTEEGSWVQGDAEIAEAACEHFQQIFTGEENYIQQHNLQCIPPMVTDQQNETLQATPSMEELKTVVFAMNPNSAAGPDGMNVNGSRHGFFHSTRGLKQGDPLSPALFILGAEVLSRLMNKLHHHPQFHGFYMSQKGPQINHLSFADDIIIFASGRKQTLTLIMETLDTYEKTSGQLINKHKSHFMIPSNAFQSTVQRIKDITGFTQKSSPITYLGCPIYIGRQRIIYYSELIAKVVNKITGWQAKILSYGGRVTLVKHVIQAMPIHLLAASTPPSTTIKQIQSITANFFWGWKNDKRKYHWSSWKNLSFPYDEGA; this is encoded by the exons ATGGAGAGAATTAAACTTCTCAAAAACATACATCATATCTCTATCATTGCCATTTTAGAACCTTTCTCTGACAATACTCAACTGCAGTACTTCAGAAATCTTCTCAACATGGACTATGCTACTCATAACCCTAATGGTAaaatttggattttctggacaAAAGATGTGAGTTGCACtattttggaaaatgaggaaCAGCTGATCACTTGTGACATTAACCATGTTATGAGCCCTAATCAGTTCATTACTACCTTTGtgtatgccaagtgtaaggaccACCTCAGAAGGCCTCTATGGGATAGCATGCTGCAGCAGTCCACTACCTCTCTTCCATGGTGTACTGTAggtgacttcaatgttattactgACCCTGAAGAAAAACTTGGGGGGGTCAtgtataatatgagaaagagccTTGAGTTCATTAGTATTATAGAGGCTAGTGGCCTGCAAGACCTTGGCTTTACAGGGCAGAAATACACCTGGTGCAATCAAAGAGGCATCATGTCCAGGGtatggaagagacttgatagggGAATGGTTAATGATAAATGGCTGGAAACCATGCCCCTTACTTCCATAACTCATCTTCCATCAGTTGGTTCTGATCATTGCCCTCTTCTTATGGAAATGATAGATCAACATCATAATcccatcaaatacttcaagttccttaaCTGTTGGCCTGAACAACCTTCCTTTATGGATCTTGTTGAGAATTGCTGGAGCAGGTCCATTgagggtaatccaatgtggATCTTTCACATGAAGATGAAGAGGCTtgctaatactcttagtaaCTGGTCTAGGAACCAATTTGGTGATATCCATGCTAAAGTTAAAGAGTATGAGGAAGCTgttagacaagctgaagaggacCTGATTAACAGGCAATCCAATGAAAACAGATCCAAGCTTCATGCCATCAATGCTGAATACATCAGGTATATGAAAATGGAGAATACTATCCTTAGGCAAAAGACTCAGCTGCAGTGGTTTAAAGAAGGTGATATGAATTCTAGTTACTTCCATGCCCTGATTAGAGGCAGAAGAAGGAAGTTGTACATTCACAGGATTCAGACTGAGGAAGGCTCATGGGTGCAGGGTGATGCTGAAATAGCTGAGGCAGCCTGTGAGCATTTCCAGCAGATCTTCACTGGGGAAGAGAATTACATCCAGCAGCATAACCTTCAATGCATCCCCCCTATGGTTACTGACCAGCAAAATGAGACCCTCCAAGCCACCCCATCTATGGAAGAGCTGAAAACTGTGGTCTTTGCCATGAATCCCAACTCAGCAgctggccctgatgggatgaatg TTAATGGATCtagacatggtttctttcactccacaaggggCCTCAAGCAGGGTGACCCTCTATCCCCAGCCTTATTCATCCTTGGAGCTGAAgttctctctagacttatgaaCAAACTTCATCATCATCCTCAGTTCCATGGATTCTACATGTCTCAAAAGGGTCCTCAGATTAACCACcttagctttgctgatgatatcaTTATTTTTGCTTCTGGAAGGAAGCAAACCTTGACTCTCATCATGGAGACTTTGGATACTTATGAAAAGACCTCTGGACAACTGATCAACAAACATAAAAGCCACTTCATGATTCCTTCCAATGCTTTCCAATCTACTGTGCAGAGAATCAAGGATATTACTGGCTTCACTCAAAAGAGCAGCCCCATCACCTACCTGGGATGCCCCATTTACATTGGAAGGCAGAGAATTATCTACTACTCTGAGCTTATTGCAAAGGTAGTTAATAAGATCACAGGATGGCAGGCAAAGATCCTGAGCTATGGGGGCAGAGTTACTCTTGTCAAACATGTCATACAAGCCATGCCTATTCACTTGCTTGCAGCCAGCACTCCACCCTCCACTACCATCAAGCAAATCCAAAGTATTACTGCCAACTTCTTTTGGGGGTGGAAGAATGACAAAAGGAAGTACCATTGGTCTTCTTGGAAGAACCTGAGTTTCCCATATGATGAGGGGGCATAG